In Triticum aestivum cultivar Chinese Spring chromosome 5B, IWGSC CS RefSeq v2.1, whole genome shotgun sequence, the following proteins share a genomic window:
- the LOC123112560 gene encoding ribulose-phosphate 3-epimerase, cytoplasmic isoform, with amino-acid sequence MAAAAAAAAKIAPSMLSSDFANLASEAERMVRLGADWLHMDVMDGHFVPNLTIGAPVIESLRKHTKAYLDCHLMVTNPSDYVEAFGKAGASGFTFHIEVTRDNWKELIQSIKAKGMRPGVSLKPGTPVEDVFPLVEAETPVELVLVMTVEPGFGGQKFMPEMMDKVRTLRKKHPSLDIEVDGGLGPSTIDAAASAGANCIVAGSSVFGAPDPGEVISALRKSVEASQIKS; translated from the exons atggcggcggcggcggcggcggcggcgaagataGCGCCGTCCATGCTGTCGTCGGACTTCGCCAACCTCGCCTCGGAGGCCGAGCGCATGGTCCGCCTCGGCGCCGACTGGCTCCACATGGACGTCATG GATGG GCACTTTGTTCCTAATTTAACTATTGGAGCTCCAGTGATTGAGAGCTTGAGGAAGCACACAAA GGCATATTTGGACTGCCATCTCATGGTCACAAATCCTTCAGATTATGTAGAGGCATTTGGAAAAGCTGGTGCCTCAGGATTCACGTTCCATATAGAAGTAACCAGGG ATAACTGGAAAGAGCTCATCCAAAGCATTAAAGCAAAGGGCATGCGACCTGGTGTATCATTGAAGCCTGGTACTCCTGTGGAGGATGTTTTTCCCCTG GTGGAAGCAGAAACCCCTGTAGAGTTGGTTCTCGTGATGACGGTCGAGCCTGGCTTCGGTGGCCAGAAGTTCATGCCGGAGATGATGGATAAG GTGCGTACGCTGAGGAAGAAGCACCCGTCGCTCGACATTGAG GTCGACGGCGGCCTGGGTCCTTCCACCATCGACGCCGCCGCGTCGGCCGGCGCCAACTGCATCGTCGCCGGGAGCTCCGTGTTCGGCGCGCCCGACCCCGGAGAGGTCATCTCGGCGCTGCGCAAGAGCGTGGAGGCGTCGCAGATCAAGAGCTGA